In Mycteria americana isolate JAX WOST 10 ecotype Jacksonville Zoo and Gardens chromosome 5, USCA_MyAme_1.0, whole genome shotgun sequence, one DNA window encodes the following:
- the JMJD7 gene encoding bifunctional peptidase and (3S)-lysyl hydroxylase JMJD7: protein MAEGAVLRAVRGCLAAFPLEARELGWMESVPYLDRPPSPLEFYREWVSPNKPCIIQNAISHWPALKKWTSAYLREVVGPKVVSVAVTPNGYADAVFQDRFVMPEERQMPFTDFLDIVEKKVTSPSVFYVQKQCSNLTEEFPELVCDVQPDIPWMSEALGKKPDAVNFWLGESAAVTSLHKDHYENLYCVISGEKHFLLHPPSDRPFIPYELYQPATYQVSEDGSFEIVDEKSADKVPWIPLDPLNPNLEQYPEYAQAKPLQCTVKAGEMLYLPSLWFHHVQQSHGCIAVNYWYDMEYDLKYSYYQLLDCLTKTVKVL, encoded by the exons atGGCGGAGGGCGCGGTGCTGCGGGCCGTCAGGGGCTGCCTGGCCGCCTTCCCGCTGGAGGCCCGCG AGCTGGGGTGGATGGAGTCTGTACCCTATCTTGATAGGCCTCCGTCCCCGCTGGAGTTTTATCGAGAATGGGTGAGTCCGAATAAACCTTGTATAATTCAGAATGCCATCAGCCACTGGCCGGCCCTGAAGAAATGGACCTCAGCGTACCTCAG GGAGGTAGTAGGTCCTAAGGTAGTGAGTGTGGCAGTAACACCAAATGGTTATGCAGATGCGGTGTTTCAGGACCGTTTTGTCATGCCAGAGGAACGCCAAATGCCTTTCACGGACTTCTTGGACATTGTGGAGAAGAAAGTGACCTCTCCCAGCGTATTCTATGTGCAGAAGCAGTGTTCAAACCTCACCGAGGAGTTCCCTGAACTTGTCTGTGATGTGCAGCCTGACATACCGTGGATGAGTGAGGCACTTG GGAAGAAGCCTGATGCTGTGAATTTCTGGCTTGGGGAATCAGCTGCTGTGACATCTT TACATAAAGATCATTATGAGAATTTGTACTGTGTGATATCTGGAGAGAAACATTTTCTACTGCATCCACCAAGTGACCGTCCCTTCATCCCATATG AGCTCTATCAGCCAGCAACCTACCAGGTATCAGAAGATGGCTCATTTGAAATTGTGGATGAGAAGAGTGCAGATAAG GTGCCCTGGATCCCTCTGGACCCATTGAACCCGAATCTGGAACAGTATCCAGAGTATGCTCAGGCAAAACCTTTGCAGTGTACAGTGAAAGCTGGTGAGATGTTATACCTGCCTTCTCTCTGGTTCCATCATGTTCAGCAATCACATGGCTGTATAGCAG TGAATTACTGGTATGACATGGAATATGACCTTAAGTACAGCTATTATCAACTACTAGATTGTCTCACAAAAACCGTGAAAGTGTTATAG